The following proteins come from a genomic window of Eleginops maclovinus isolate JMC-PN-2008 ecotype Puerto Natales chromosome 8, JC_Emac_rtc_rv5, whole genome shotgun sequence:
- the abl1 gene encoding tyrosine-protein kinase ABL1 isoform X3, which translates to MKMLEICLKLVGCKSKKGLSSSSSCYLEEALQRPDFESQGLTEAARWNSKENLLAGPSENDPNLFVALYDFVASGDNTLSITKGEKLRVLGYNHNGEWCEAQTKNGQGWVPSNYITPVNSLEKHSWYHGPVSRNAAEYLLSSGINGSFLVRESESSPGQRSISLRCEGRVYHYRINTASDGKNLFLLQLYVSSESRFNTLAELVHHHSTVSDGLITTLHYPAPKRNKPTIYGVSPNYDKWEMERTDITMKHKLGGGQYGEVYEGVWKKYNLTVAVKTLKEDTMEVEEFLKEAAVMKEIKHPNLVQLLGVCTREPPFYIITEFMTHGNLLDYLRECNREEVNAVVLLHMATQISSAMEYLEKKNFIHRDLAARNCLVGENHLVKVADFGLSRLMTGDTYTAHAGAKFPIKWTAPESLAYNKFSIKSDVWAFGVLLWEIATYGMSPYPGIDLSQVYELLEKDYRMDRPEGCPEKVYELMRDCWRWNPTERPSFAETHQAFETMFQESSISDEVEKELGKKGKKATLGPIQQAPQLPTKTRTLRKNMDNRDGDSPDPLDPDVAVSSPMLPRKERPLLDSNLNEDDRLIPKDKDKSRGSGFLSLIKKKKKNAPAPPKRSSSFREMDIHPDRRGVTPDLRDGDNFNNGASLTISDITHGLDSAKFLSANNNGAGGITNGAPTYPGPLFPRKKGAPAVPGPGGKAATTPPSEEEPMSNTKRFLWSSSMPSGSDGTEWKSVTLPRDLGQRHFDSGTFGGKPALPRKRTSEQKGENAPRKGTLTPPPRLNLLSDVSSSFLGKDTDPSPGSSPQALTPKVVRRPGLPGLENSKTSALHAELLKPNVFPALGAAGDECRARRNKHSGESVRERGRIQKPKPAPPPPPTNAKSGKISRSPTSEPPSPSDIKAKGLPSPSEPHHTTTASEQARSPLSEGSKKLSLGSTSKPQPLKTSTSSSSVTTSLSSQSLGGFSSSLTAPGDLCSPTAFIPLVNTRRSLRKTAPRQAAERTPNSAVTREMVLEGTERLRTAICRNSEQTGSHSAVLEAGKNLSKHCVSFVDSIQQMRNKFAFREAINKLENSLRELQICPTATGGASAQQDFSKLLASVKEISDIVQR; encoded by the exons atgaaaatgttggaGATATGCCTGAAATTGGTGGGGTGCAAATCTAAGAAAGGCCTCTCGTCCTCCTCCAGCTGTTACTTGGAAG aagCTCTCCAGAGACCGGACTTTGAGAGTCAGGGTCTGACAGAAGCCGCCCGCTGGAACTCCAAAGAGAACCTGTTGGCCGGCCCCAGCGAGAATGACCCCAACCTGTTTGTCGCTCTCTACGATTTCGTGGCCAGTGGCGACAACACGCTCAGCATTACTAAAG GAGAGAAGCTGCGTGTGCTGGGCTACAACCACAACGGCGAGTGGTGCGAGGCACAGACTAAAAATGGCCAGGGTTGGGTGCCGTCCAACTACATCACGCCTGTCAACAGCCTGGAGAAGCACAGCTGGTACCACGGACCCGTGTCTCGCAACGCTGCCGAGTACCTGCTCAGCTCGGGCATCAACGGGAGCTTTCTCGTCCGCGAGAGCGAGAGCAGCCCCGGCCAGAGGTCCATCTCTCTGCGCTGCGAGGGCAGAGTATACCATTACAGGATTAACACTGCGTCTGATGGCAAG aatctctttctcctccagctgTACGTCTCGTCTGAAAGCCGCTTCAACACGCTGGCGGAGCTGGTGCACCATCACTCCACGGTGAGCGACGGCCTCATCACCACGCTGCACTACCCGGCGCCGAAGCGCAACAAGCCCACCATCTACGGGGTCTCTCCAAACTACGACAAGTGGGAGATGGAGCGCACGGACATTACCATGAAGCACAAGCTGGGAGGGGGCCAATACGGGGAAGTGTACGAGGGGGTTTGGAAGAAGTACAACCTCACCGTGGCTGTGAAGACACTAAAG GAGGATACaatggaggtggaggagtttcTAAAGGAGGCTGCTGTCATGAAAGAGATCAAACATCCCAACCTGGTACAACTGCTTG GTGTGTGCACACGGGAGCCTCCCTTCTACATCATCACAGAGTTCATGACCCACGGTAACCTGCTGGACTACCTGAGGGAGTGCAACAGAGAGGAGGTGAATGCAGTGGTGCTGCTCCACATGGCCACACAAATCTCATCCGCCATGGAGtacctggagaaaaaaaacttcaTCCACAG GGACCTGGCCGCCCGTAACTGTCTGGTCGGGGAGAACCACCTGGTGAAGGTGGCAGACTTCGGCCTGAGCAGGCTAATGACCGGGGACACCTACACGGCTCATGCTGGGGCCAAGTTCCCCATCAAGTGGACCGCTCCGGAGAGTCTGGCCTACAACAAGTTCTCTATCAAATCTGATGTCTGGG CATTCGGTGTGCTGCTGTGGGAGATCGCCACCTACGGCATGTCTCCGTACCCCGGCATCGACCTGTCCCAAGTGTACGAGCTGCTGGAGAAGGATTACCGCATGGACCGACCCGAGGGTTGCCCCGAGAAGGTCTACGAGCTCATGAGGGACT GTTGGAGGTGGAACCCCACTGAGCGTCCATCTTTTGCTGAAACACACCAAGCCTTCGAGACCATGTTCCAGGAGTCCAGCATCTCTGATG agGTGGAAAAGGAGCTgggaaagaaagggaagaaggCGACATTAGGTCCCATCCAGCAGGCTCCACAGCTGCCCACCAAAACCAGAACTCTCCGCAAAAACATGGACAACCGGGACGGAGATAGTCCAG ACCCTTTGGATCCGGATGTAGCTGTGTCTTCACCCATGCTCCCCAGGAAAGAGCGCCCCCTGCTAGACAGTAACCTGAATGAGGACGACCGCCTAATACCCAAAGACAAGGACAAGAGCCGTGGCAGTGGTTTCCTCAGTCtcataaagaaaaagaagaagaacgCGCCCGCTCCGCCCAAACGCAGCTCGTCCTTCAGAGAAATGGACATCCACCCAGACAGGCGGGGCGTGACTCCAGATCTCCGAGATGGCGACAACTTCAACAACGGTGCATCATTGACCATTAGTGACATCACACATGGCCTTGACTCCGCAAAGTTCCTGAGTGCTAACAACAACGGGGCCGGGGGCATCACCAACGGGGCCCCTACCTACCCTGGGCCTCTGTTTCCACGCAAGAAGGGGGCTCCTGCAGTGCCCGGCCCTGGAGGAAAAGCAGCCACCACACCACCCAGCGAGGAGGAGCCCATGTCCAACACCAAGCGGTTCCTCTGGTCCTCCAGCATGCCCAGCGGCTCCGACGGCACCGAGTGGAAGTCCGTCACGCTGCCCCGGGACCTCGGCCAGCGCCACTTCGACTCGGGCACCTTCGGGGGAAAACCAGCTCTGCCACGCAAGAGAACCAGTGAGCAGAAAGGGGAGAACGCCCCTCGGAAGGGCACCCTGACCCCGCCGCCGCGTCTGAACCTCCTCTCAGAcgtttcctcttccttcttaGGCAAAGACACTGACCCCAGTCCTGGCTCCAGTCCCCAGGCACTGACGCCCAAGGTGGTCCGGAGACCGGGGTTGCCGGGACTGGAGAACTCCAAGACCAGCGCGCTCCACGCAGAGCTCCTCAAGCCCAACGTGTTCCCCGCTTTAGGGGCCGCTGGAGACGAGTGCAGGGCCCGCAGAAACAAGCACTCCGGGGAATCTgtcagggagagaggaaggataCAGAAACCCAAGCCAGCCCCGCCTCCACCCCCCACCAACGCCAAATCAGGAAAGATTTCTCGCAGCCCCACTTCagaacccccctccccctcagaCATCAAAGCTAAGGGCCTCCCCTCTCCCTCAGAGCCCCACCACACAACCACTGCCAGCGAGCAAGCCCGCTCCCCCCTCAGCGAGGGCTCCAAGAAGCTGTCCCTGGGCTCCACCTCCAAACCTCAACCGCTAAagacctccacctcctcctcttctgtgaCCACCTCCCTCTCCAGCCAGAGCCTGGGAggcttctcttcctccctcaccGCCCCCGGCGACCTGTGCTCGCCCACTGCCTTCATCCCCCTAGTGAACACCAGACGCTCCCTCCGCAAGACGGCCCCCCGCCAGGCAGCCGAGCGTACCCCCAACTCGGCCGTGACGCGCGAGATGGTGCTGGAAGGCACCGAGCGGCTCCGCACGGCCATCTGCCGAAACTCTGAGCAGACGGGCAGCCACAGCGCCGTGCTGGAGGCCGGCAAGAACCTGTCCAAGCACTGCGTGAGCTTTGTGGACTCCATACAGCAGATGAGGAACAAGTTCGCTTTCCGCGAGGCCATCAACAAGCTGGAGAACAGCCTGCGGGAGCTGCAGATCTGCCCCACCGCCACCGGGGGCGCCAGCGCTCAGCAGGACTTCAGCAAGCTGCTGGCGTCCGTCAAAGAGATCAGTGACATTGTTCAGAGGTAG